From the Micromonospora echinospora genome, the window CCATACCGACAGGCTCGCCGGCCGACCCTGGTGCCGGGCCAGTTCGGCGGCGAGGCCACGGCCGAGGACCAGCACCGCGGCGAGACCGAGCCCGGTCGCGCACATCGTCGCCAGCACGCCGTAGAAGGACGGACCACCGGCCCGTGCGACCAGTCCGACGACCTGCCAGAGCGAGGCCCGGGGTGGCGCTTCGGCCGGGCCGTCGTCCGGGCCCGGCGCGGTCACCGACCGGCCCTGGTGGTCAGGGGTCGCACGTTCGCGTCTCGGACCACGTTCCGATGAGGGGTCAGTCGAGACACGGATCGAAAGTACTCCATATATATGCGCAGGGCAACCACGGGGACACCCTGCGCGACGCTCCCGCCCCGGGCGCTGAACCCGCTCGCCCGGCACGGTGCGATCCCGCTCCGGGCGGGGGCCTCGACCCGGCGGCGCTGACCGGGGCCACGCCGGACGGTGACCGCTGACGTCAGCCGAAGGGGTCGTGCCGGGGGAGCGCCGAGCCGGGCAGCTTCCCCTGCGGGTTGTAGACGGCACACATGACGTCGCGGTCGCCGTCCGCCCAGGTCTCCGCCGTCGGGACGATCGGGTAGTAGTCCAGCCCCGACTCCTCCCTGCTGCCCCAGTAGTGGGCGAAGCCCCGCTCGCAACTGTCCCAGGCGAAGGTGGCGAGCGCGTCGGGGTCGAAGGGGCCGTCGGGGACGTGGACGATGCCGTACGCCTGGTTGTCAGCCCGTTCGCCGCACGGTCGGTAGCGTACGACCTCCTCGTTCGCCGAACGCGAGTAGGCGGGGTCGTCGAAACACTCGGTGACCTCGATGTCGAGGATGCCGGTCGTCGCCGCGGTGATGAACCTGTCGTCCTTCACCAGCACGGGCGGCGTCGGGCTCACGAACAGCGTGCCGAGCGCGGCGACGCTGACGGCTGCCGCCGCCGGCCGACGGTATGACCACCACCTGTGACCCTGCCGGGCGACGTTCATCGGGCACCTGACTCTTCCGACCAGTGGGACGGGCCGATGGTAGGCGCGGCGGGCTGGCGCCGAGGCCAACTCCAGGTGTCCACCGGATGGAGCCGTGGTGATGCCTGACCAGTCCGTGTTTTCCCTGCTCAGCATCCAGATGATCTGACTCACAGCTCGCATGGCTTCGTCCCGGGTTCACCCGCCGGCAAGGCCGACGACCATCGTTCGTTGATCAACAAGGCGTGGATAACGGGGCTCACCTCCCCACGACGATTCTGGAGGGACCCAACCGTGAGTGAGGTCAAGAGGCCTTGGTTCAGCGGGACCCGACGCGTGACCCTGGCGGCGATCGGCGCGACCGCGCTGCTCGTCGGTGGCGTCGCGGTCGGCCCCGCGCTCGGTGACTCCGTTCCGACGAAGTTCCCGGCTGCGGAGATCCACAAGCCGTCCCCGATGCCCGATCGCATCATGCTCATCCCGACCACCACACCGTCGACCAGCCAGCGCGTGACCTGGCGCGCCGACGCGGAGCCCACCTGGGCCCAGGCGCAGATCCTGGAGGCGCCGCGCGCCCTGGGCGAGGTCGTGCCGGCGACCGGTGCCGTGACCACCGTCCGCGCCCTGAACACCAGCGCGGTCAACACCTCCCTGGGATACGCCTCCACGTTCCACACCGCGGAGTTCACCGGCCTCAAGCCGGACACCCGCTACACCTACCGGGTCGGCGACGGCACGAACTGGAGCGAGTGGATCGACTTCACCACCGCCGCGGGCGATCTCGAACCGTTCTCGTTCGTCTACTACGGCGACGCGCAGAACTACATCGACAGCGCGGTGCCGCGCGTGTTCCGGCAGGCCTTCGCCGACCGGCCGCAGGCCAAGATGATCGTGAACGCCGGCGACCTCATCGACTCCGCCAACAGCGAAGAGCAGTGGGGCCAGTGGCACCGCGCGGACGGTTTCATCAACGCGCAGGTCAACAACATCTCGATCCCCGGCAACCACGAGTACAGCGGTGGCCAGTTGTCCACCTTCTGGCGGCCACAGTTCGCCTACCCGGACAACGGCCCGGGCAACGCGGACCTGAAGCAGACCGCCTACTACGTCGACTACCAGGGCGTACGGTTCATCGGCCTGGACACCAACAAGCAGAGCAACGCCGAGCTCATGGCCGCGCAGACGGCGTGGCTGGAGGGGCTGCTCAAGGACAACCCCAACAAGTGGACCGTGGTGACCTTCCACCACCCGGTCTACTCGACCACCGGCACCCGCAACAACCCCAACGTCCGTGACCAGTGGGGACCGCTGTTCGAGAAGTACGGCGTGGACCTGGTCCTGCAGGGCCACGACCACTCGTACGGCCGCGGCAACAAGGTCGAGAACCGCCTCTCGGCCCAGGTCCACAAGGGCGTCGCCTACGTCGTGTCCGTCTCCGGCGGCAAGATGTACGAGCTCAACGGCGGGGTGAACTGGACCGGTAACGGCGCTGAGGTCCGCAGCTCCGCTCAGGACGTGCAGCTCTACCAGATGATCGACGTCGAGGCCAACCAGATCCGGTTCGAGGCCCGCTACGCCAACGGCCAGCACCACGACGGCTTCGTCATCCGCAAGAACGAGAACGGCGCGCGGACTGTCGTCGAGCTGAAGCCGTAGCTTCCGTCGACGCGACCACGTCATCGCGAACCCGCCAGGTGCGGGCCGGCGGTTGCCGGCCCGCACCACCCGGCGGCGAACAGGAGAACCGTTGAGCATCCCTATCCGTACCCTCGCCGTGCCGCTCGGCGTGGCGGTGGCGACGCTGGCCGTGGCCGCCGGGCCCGCCGCCCCGACGGCCGCCCATCCCTTCGGACCCCCGTCGACGGCGCGGATCAGCGCGGACGGCTCCGAGGTCGTCATCACCTGGCAAGCAGCCGAGGACGACTGGGTGGCCCTCGGCCAGTCGCTCGGCGCCTTCGAGGACCCCGCCACCGGCACGGTGTCGACCGAGCTGACGGGGGAGCAGAAGTTGCAGCGCTCGACCGCGGTACGCGACTACCTGCTCGACCGGATCGTGGTCGCGCAGAACGGAAAGCCCTGCGCGAGCGAGGTGACGGCGCTGGAGAACCTGCTGAACCGGGGAGCCGAGGTCACCTTCGACTGCTCCGGCCCGGTCGCCGAGGTGGACGTGACTCTCGACGCGCTGACCGACCTCAACGA encodes:
- a CDS encoding purple acid phosphatase family protein, with product MTLAAIGATALLVGGVAVGPALGDSVPTKFPAAEIHKPSPMPDRIMLIPTTTPSTSQRVTWRADAEPTWAQAQILEAPRALGEVVPATGAVTTVRALNTSAVNTSLGYASTFHTAEFTGLKPDTRYTYRVGDGTNWSEWIDFTTAAGDLEPFSFVYYGDAQNYIDSAVPRVFRQAFADRPQAKMIVNAGDLIDSANSEEQWGQWHRADGFINAQVNNISIPGNHEYSGGQLSTFWRPQFAYPDNGPGNADLKQTAYYVDYQGVRFIGLDTNKQSNAELMAAQTAWLEGLLKDNPNKWTVVTFHHPVYSTTGTRNNPNVRDQWGPLFEKYGVDLVLQGHDHSYGRGNKVENRLSAQVHKGVAYVVSVSGGKMYELNGGVNWTGNGAEVRSSAQDVQLYQMIDVEANQIRFEARYANGQHHDGFVIRKNENGARTVVELKP